A genomic region of Melanotaenia boesemani isolate fMelBoe1 chromosome 21, fMelBoe1.pri, whole genome shotgun sequence contains the following coding sequences:
- the eif3c gene encoding eukaryotic translation initiation factor 3 subunit C, producing the protein MSRFFATGSDSESEESSSADEITPKAPGTTFKQSLLISDDEEDTKRVVRSAKDKRFEELTNLIKTIRNAMKIRDMAKCLEEFEQLCRAFLKSKNIVDKEGVPSFYIRLLADLEDYLNQLWEDKEGKKKMNKNNAKALSTLRQKIRKYNRDYETEIAAYKENPQESADEEEEKEQGDSGSSFESDGEAGDEGVSAKSFLKKKPEGVSEASKFLKGAKGSGDESSSSDDDDDDDEDEDWGADTDERDSESSDDDKEKSKSLATVFLKRAPSPDRPGDKKDLKKKKLKKKERIGIELEGEGEEEAGGGWEKVRSGIPMVKEKPKMFAKGTEINTAVVVKKLNEILQARGKKGTDRAAQIELLHALAAIAAENNLGQGILVKIKFNIIASLYDYNPNLAAFMKADMWKKCLDCIDELLDILFEHNNIFIGENIVEDSENLAISDQPFRVRGCVLTLVERMDEEFTKIMQNTDPHSQEYVDNLKDEGRVCGIVDRLLTYLENKGSTEEICRVYLRRIMHTYYKFDYKAHRRSLGLQGETKSELDQEESEGEDSAVIMDRLCKFIYAKDRTDRIRTCAILCHIYHHALHSRWYQARDLMLMSHLQDNIQHADPPVQILYNRTMVQLGICAFRQGMIKDAHNALLDIQSSGRAKELLGQGLLMRNMQERNAEQEKIEKRRQVPFHMHINLELLECVYLVSAMLLEIPYMAAHEFDARRRMISKQFHHQLRVGERQPLLGPPESMREHVVAASKAMKMGDWRTCHSFIINEKMNSKVWDLFPEAQRVREMLVRKIQEESLRTYLFTYSSVYDSISMETLSEMFELEIPTVHSIISKMIINEELMASLDQPTQTVVMHRTEPTSLQNMALQLAEKLGSLVENNERVFDLKQGVYGGYFNRDQKGGYQQKQSYQRDQKGGYQQKQGGYQRGGYRNQNQSNY; encoded by the exons ATGTCTCGATTCTTTGCCACCGGGTCTGACAGCGAGTCAGAGGAGTCCTCATCCGCCGATGAGATTACCCCAAAAGCACCCGGGACAACTTTCAAGCA GTCGTTGCTTATaagtgatgatgaagaggacactAAAAGAGTAGTGCGCAGCGCCAAGGACAAAAG GTTTGAGGAGTTGACAAACCTCATAAAGACTATTCGCAATGCCATGAAGATCCGAGACATGGCCAAATGTCTGGAGGAATTTGAGCAGTTATGTCGAGCATTCCTCAAAAGCAAGAACATAGTGGACAAAGAGGGTGTTCCCTCCTTCTACATCCGTCTCTTGGCTGACTTGGAGGACTACCTGAACCAG CTTTGGGAGGacaaagagggaaagaaaaagatgaacaaaaacaatgcaaaagCCCTGAGCACGCTGCGTCAGAAGATCCGCAAGTACAACAGAGATTATGAAACGGAAATAGCTGCATACAAGGAG AACCCACAAGAGTctgcagatgaagaggaggagaaggaacaAGGGGATTCAG GTTCCTCTTTTGAAAGTGACGGCGAGGCTGGTGATGAGGGAGTGTCGGCCAAGTCCTTCTTGAAGAAAAAGCCAGAAGGTGTTTCAGAAGCCAGCAAGTTCCTTAAGGGTGCTAAGGGATCAGGG GACGAGTCCTCTTCTAgcgatgatgatgacgatgatgacgaAGATGAAGACTGGGGTGCAGACACAGATGAGAGAGACAGTGAGAGTTCGGATGACGATAAAGAAAAGAGCAAATCCCTGGCCACAGTCTTCCTGAAGAG GGCCCCTAGTCCTGACAGACCCGGTGACAAGaaggatttaaagaaaaagaagctgaaaaagaagGAGCGGATTGGAATTGAGCTTGAGGGCGAGGGAGAAGAGGAGGCTGGAGGCGGCTGGGAGAAAGTCAGAAGTGGAATACCTATGGTCAAG GAGAAGCCCAAGATGTTTGCTAAAGGCACAGAAATCAACACAGCCGTGGTAGTGAAGAAGCTGAATGAGATCCTGCAAGCAAGAGGCAAAAAAGGCACAGACAG GGCTGCTCAGATTGAACTGCTTCATGCTCTGGCAGCCATCGCTGCCGAGAATAACTTGGGCCAAGGTATCCTGGTCAAGATTAAGTTCAACATTATTGCCTCCCTGTATGATTACAACCCTAACTTGGCAGCTTTCATGAAG GCTGACATGTGGAAGAAGTGCCTGGACTGTATTGATGAGCTGCTGGACATCCTGTTTGAACACAACAATATCTTCATTGGGGAGAATATTGTAGAGGACAGTGAGAATCTAGCCATCTCTGACCAG CCTTTCAGGGTTCGTGGATGTGTCTTAACACTGGTGGAGAGGATGGATGAAGAGTTTACCAAGATCATGCAGAACACTGATCCCCATTCACAAG AGTATGTTGACAACCTCAAAGACGAGGGACGAGTTTGTGGGATCGTTGACCGGCTGCTCACCTACTTGGAGAACAAAGGCAGCACAGAAGAGATTTGCCGCGTCTACCTGCGCAGAATCATGCACACCTACTACAAGTTTGATTACAAAGCTCACAGACGCAGTTTAGGCCTCCAGGGAGAAACCAAG TCGGAGCTGGATCAGGAGGAGAGTGAAGGGGAGGACAGTGCTGTGATCATGGATCGTCTCTGCAAGTTTATCTACGCCAAGGATCGCACCGACCGTATCCGTACCTGCGCTATCCTCTGCCACATCTACCACCATGCTCTTCATTCCCGCTGGTACCAGGCACGTGACCTGATGCTGATGAGCCACCTGCAGGACAACATCCAACATGCTGATCCACCTGTACAG atCCTATACAACAGAACCATGGTCCAACTCGGCATTTGTGCTTTTAGGCAGGGTATGATTAAAGATGCCCACAATGCACTGTTGGATATCCAGTCATCTGGCCGTGCCAAGGAGCTCCTGGGCCAGGGTTTGCTCATGAGGAACATGCAGGAGAGAAATGCTGAGCAGGAGAAGATTGAAAAGAGAAGACAA GTTCCATTCCACATGCACATCAACTTGGAGCTGCTGGAGTGTGTGTACCTGGTGTCAGCTATGCTGTTAGAAATCCCCTACATGGCTGCCCACGAGTTTGATGCCCGTCGCAGGATGATCAGTAAACAGTTCCATCACCAGCTCAGGGTTGGAGAGAGACAGCCGCTGCTGG GACCCCCAGAGAGCATGAGGGAGCATGTAGTAGCAGCCAGCAAGGCTATGAAGATGGGAGACTGGCGTACCTGCCACTCATTCATCATCAATGAGAAGATGAACAGTAAAGTCTGGGACTTGTTCCCTGAGGCACAGCGAGTGCGAGAGATGCTCGTAAG aaaaatccaagaagagtcACTGAGGACTTACCTGTTCACATACAGCAGTGTATACGACTCCATCAG CATGGAAACACTGTCTGAGATGTTTGAGCTGGAGATCCCTACGGTTCACAGCATAATCAGCAAGATGATCATCAATGAGGAGCTGATG GCCTCACTGGACCAGCCCACGCAGACTGTGGTGATGCACCGCACAGAGCCCACCTCTCTGCAGAACATGGCTCTGCAGCTGGCAGAGAAACTGGGGAGTTTGGTGGAGAATAACGAGCGTGTCTTTGATCTCAAGCAGGGTGTCTACGGAGGTTACTTCAACAGAG aTCAAAAAGGTGGCTACCAACAGAAGCAATCCTACCAGAGAG ATCAGAAAGGTGGTTACCAGCAGAAGCAGGGAGGCTACCAGCGAGGCGGCTACAGgaatcaaaatcaaagcaaCTACTGA
- the LOC121633052 gene encoding uncharacterized protein LOC121633052 produces MVNETAMQASYNQKNPDSAEFLENIPPRVTAAPETSKVEVQAVDISEENGPLSDAYSFSTPAPRDDNRGKKEKSELSGFQSALTPILKHLNIDNNRLSPESLKHVFSKKQLSKSTGKSAHHPSSDLSTTPLRKTEGGKGAPVCLLDFEYLPEVTFLDVTNDPTVELSTNEPVLCESAPVIPKVGNENNAKPPDSPKPAEKTSLNPHARIVVLSNNPSSSVCSRITETYLPEITLLDVSRDSELSPVGQISSFNITQDTLPLANMNINKAVSELREETESLDTVQNEKLSSARLQSINCVRENAIKISLEVTEDIILGNVVENSLTSSELSGKNEKPQVTDEKTLDANPVNITHVISSSHEMPVQCSGLSSCLECNSSSKSVISEWDSKFTENPDTVEDVNEELLTDCDTDTARKVSQQNTEMDVSKNGTLTVLQPSNLSASSDLSSTASISCPDNKTLDLATPSVDSLKECESTDETQSATKKLPCIVNQNYSAGNESNQHKVQNATFDHWSPQKSSSNTILPEDVTTNLHLQNNTFDCKPPSQQNATITLSENSSSDSHHNTLDKTSSPKVCSLTISLKDKSSEVHPREMPKQNAITVAAEPNVSMQKNPNSSFEANPVLESVSGSGEREGRDHSESGLPVTQSLSDASSHQSMETENNKGDTFNLDETLDLKADPMITSTPMPNCKLFHCDKEREADKILAVQKKLYGDGPSKPDDQPPSNIVCDRKTLFTQNTPRFLKPPLKVTSQLLKNKPGSTLLGRLEPVTSGLPVKKQRIQPEPVRNAASQESQGTTGLSGSYSLRSTTAASKLPSSGLQRPQPGVIPSVVQRAGPGLRPPSARSNTMSSSTEKPCGPTAANAVTRNAQGKKHQLTRGHALPVTKRKKMDPGVPSSITETTASACNSYDSTNKTRNMKQPTTSQRSLPAKSQRNDAAVPSAPAETSASCDDSSRGRAIKQPATSHRALLAKPQNHGCAKCSTLEGQLKEKSEEIQRLKAELLKYK; encoded by the exons ATGGTCAATGAGACAGCAATGCAGGCCTCATATAATCAGAAAAATCCTGATTCAGCTGAATTCCTTGAAAACATTCCACCTAGAGTAACTGCTGCACCTGAGACATCAAAGGTTGAAGTCCAGGCAGTGGATATAAGTGAAGAAAATGGACCTCTTTCTGACGCCTATAGTTTTTCAACACCAGCTCCAAGAGATGACAATagagggaaaaaggaaaaatcagaATTGTCTGGCTTCCAGTCTGCTCTAACGCCGATTTTAAAACACTTGAATATTGACAATAACCGCTTATCTCCAGAGTctttaaaacatgtattttccAAAAAACAACTGTCTAAATCAACAGGAAAGTCAGCCCATCATCCCAGCTCTGATTTGTCAACTACCCCCCTTAGGAAAACAGAAGGTGGTAAAGGGGCTCCCGTGTGCTTGCTTGATTTTGAATACTTGCCAGAAGTTACATTTCTTGATGTCACAAATGATCCAACAGTGGAGTTGAGTACAAACGAGCCGGTACTTTGTGAAAGTGCACCTGTAATACCAAAGGTTGGCAATGAAAATAACGCTAAGCCTCCTGACTCTCCAAAACCGGCTGAGAAAACAAGTTTAAACCCTCATGCCAGGATTGTGGTCCTTTCTAACAACCCGAGTTCTTCTGTATGTTCAAGAATAACAGAAACATACTTGCCAGAGATTACTCTCCTTGATGTTTCCCGTGACTCTGAGCTATCACCAGTTGGGCAGATATCCTCTTTCAACATCACCCAGGATACTTTGCCACTTGCTAACATGAACATCAACAAAGCTGTGTCAGAGCTTAGGGAAGAAACTGAAAGCTTGGATACAGTTCAAAATGAGAAGCTGTCAAGTGCAAGGCTACAGTCTATCAACTGTGTGAGGGAAAATGCCATTAAAATTTCCTTGGAAGTGACGGAAGACATTATTTTGGGTAATGTTGTGGAAAATAGCTTGACTTCATCAGAGCTTAGTGGAAAAAATGAGAAGCCTCAAGTAACAGATGAGAAAACACTTGACGCCAATCCTGTAAATATTACTCATGTCATAAGTTCCTCTCATGAAATGCCTGTACAGTGTTCAGGTTTGTCTTCTTGTTTGGAGTGTAACTCCAGTTCAAAGAGCGTCATCTCGGAGTGGGATTCTAAATTTACCGAGAACCCAGATACAGTGGAAGATGTGAATGAAGAGCTACTGACTGACTGTGACACAGATACGGCCAGGAAAGTGtcacaacaaaacacagaaatggaTGTGTCTAAAAATGGCACATTAACTGTTTTGCAGCCCTCCAATCTGAGTGCTTCCTCTGACTTGAGCTCTACTGCTTCAATTTCATGCCCTGACAATAAGACACTGGATCTGGCAACACCCAGTGTTGACAGCCTAAAGGAGTGTGAGTCCACAGATGAAACGCAGTCTGCCACTAAAAAATTACCCTGTATTGTGAATCAAAATTACTCAGCTGGGAATGAGAGTAATCAGCATAAAGTGCAGAATGCCACTTTTGATCACTGGTCTCCACAGAAATCCAGTAGCAACACTATCCTACCAGAAGATGTTACCACAAACCTTCACCTCCAGAATAACACATTTGACTGTAAACCTCCCTCTCAACAGAATGCCACAATAACTTTGTCTGAGAATAGCTCAAGTGACAGTCACcacaacactttggacaaaacCTCCTCTCCTAAAGTTTGTAGTTTAACTATCAGCCTTAAAGACAAGAGTTCTGAAGTCCACCCCCGTGAGATGCCAAAACAAAATGCCATAACAGTTGCTGCAGAGCCTAATGTCAGTATGCAAAAGAATCCCAACAGTTCATTTGAAGCTAATCCTGTTTTAGAGTCGGTTTCTGGAAGTGGTGAACGTGAGGGCAGAGATCATTCAGAATCAGGACTGCCTGTGACACAAAGTCTTTCTGATGCTTCAAGCCATCAAAGTATGGAAACGGAAAACAACAAAGGAGACACATTTAATCTGGATGAAACCCTAGATTTAAAAGCAGACCCCATGATTACTTCAACACCAATGCCTAACTGTAAACTGTTCCACTGCGACAAAGAGCGAGAGGCAGATAAAATCCTGGCGGTGCAGAAAAAACTGTATGGAGATGGTCCCAGTAAGCCAGATGATCAGCCTCCTTCAAACATTGTCTGTGACCGTAAAACTTTATTCACACAGAACACTCCTAGATTTCTTAAGCCTCCTTTAAAAGTTACATCCCAGCTGTTGAAGAACAAGCCAGGGTCCACACTTCTGGGTCGGCTTGAACCAGTAACATCTGGTCTACctgtgaaaaaacaaagaatccAACCTGAGCCTGTAAGAAACGCTGCTTCTCAAGAATCGCAAGGG ACCACAGGATTATCAGGGTCCTACAGCTTGCGTTCTACCACAGCAG CATCAAAACTGCCCAGCTCTGGATTGCAGAGACCGCAGCCGGGTGTTATTCCGTCAGTTGTCCAGAGAGCTGGACCAGGTCTTAGGCCACCATCTGCAAGATCCAACACAATGTCTTCAAGCACTGAAAAACCCTGTGGACCAACAG CTGCCAATGCTGTGACAAGGAATGCACAAGGAAAGAAGCACCAATTAACCAGAGGCCACGCTTTACCAGtaacaaagaggaagaaaatgg acCCTGGCGTGCCATCAAGTATTACTGAAACAACAGCATCTGCCTGTAATTCCTATGATAGTACAAACAAGACCAGAAACATGAAACAGCCCACAACCAGTCAGAGATCTTTGCCTGCTAAATCCCAAAGAAATG ATGCTGCAGTGCCATCAGCTCCTGCTGAAACCTCAGCATCATGTGATGATTCCAGCAGAGGCAGAGCCATTAAACAGCCTGCCACCAGCCATAGAGCCCTGCTGGCTAAACCCCAAAACCATG GTTGTGCAAAATGTAGCACTCTTGAGGggcagctgaaagaaaaatctgaggAAATACAGAGACTGAAAGCAG AGCTGCTCAAGTACAAAtga